In Papio anubis isolate 15944 chromosome 20, Panubis1.0, whole genome shotgun sequence, the genomic window TACCAGAACGCCGCTCTGGTTCCCCACCTGGTGGTCATTGAAGTCAGCTAGCAGGGACACCAGGATGCTTAGGCCCCCGAGGTCGACGACCTCCTGGCAGAACTCGTTGCGGATGGCCAGGCGGGACAGGGTTCCGCAGAGCTCGCTCAGGATGCCAGGGTTATCTAGGAACGCTgcggggagagagggagacagtgGTGGTGGGGGCGGGAAGAACCAGCTGCAGGGCCCTCCGGTTGGGTGGGGATCCTGCTGCACTAGAGGAGTCCAGCTCTTCTGCCTATTGGAGTGGCCACGGGCACCAGGAAGGCCCCAGGGAACACCAGGGGCTGCCTGGGCCTGCAGTGCCCCCTGCTGGCTGCTGGAAAGACTTAGGAATGTGCCCCTCCAGCTTCCTTCCATCATGCCCCAAATAAATTCCATACCAACTGATGGTCTCACCTAAAAAAAGAACACCATAatagtgctaaaaaaaaaaaaaaaaaaaaaaaaagacatctgaaGACTATTTTTATGATCATGGGGTAGGAATGGCTTTTCTAAGTGCAACAGGAAACTCCAAAACCATAGAGGGACACATATGGACCGGGCTGACGTGGCCAAAACTGAACACAGGAGGCGCAGATGGAGCCCAGAGGCACTGCACCAGGAAGCAGATGCCGGAACTCACGCCAAGAGGGCGAAGATCCCGCACCTACACAGGGCTGCGATGGTCAGTTCCTGTGGCCACCTGTAGCCCTCTGCAGTTCCACCCAATGCCAATCTAGGTGTTGCCATGGAGGTATTCTGTCCACACGGTTACCATCTGCAATCAgctatctattattattattattaatttgagacagagtctcgctttgtcacccaggcttgagtgcagtggcgtgattttggctcaccgcaacttctgcttcctaggctcaagagatccttctgcctcagcctctcaagtaactgggattacaggcgcccgccaccacacccagcaatttttgtgtttttagtagagaaggggtgtcatcatgttgcccatgctggtcttgaactcctgggcccaaacaatccttctacttcagcctcccaaagtgctgacattacaggcatgagccaccatgcctggcctagttgCCTTTAAGTAGAGGAGATGATCTTGAACAATGTGAATGGGACTCATTCAATCAGCTGAAGTCCTTAGAAGGAAACAGGTGTTTTCTTGAGAAGGCGACTGCCCGGGAGTTTCCAGCCTGTCCTATGGAGTACAGACTTGCCACAATTGCATTACCCCATTCCTTACCAAAAAGTctcttcatatatacatatcctGTCTCTCTGGCAGAAACCTAACTGCTTGGAGCTCctataaataaaacaggaaaggTGTGAGCTACCTCCTGGAAAAGTAGTCTGACTTTGCAGAAGGTCAGGACTCATTTTCAGCCTTGCTGGAGgtatgggagactgaggtgggctcACTTCCTCAGCAGACAGAGCCAGAACCCCCACACAGgcctggccacagagccagaGCCACGGGCAGGCAGGAAAGGGGAACTCATCCTTCTGACACCTTCTGTGTGCCAATTAGGACTTTTCTAGTGGGTTCGGTGGATGGAATGGGGTTAGGGGTTAAGACAGAAGCTTTAGGGTCTGACGGTCAGCACTGTGACCTCCCAGGGCCGGCTCATCATGGTCACCCTGGAGCCAGACACATGAATATGCCTAAGGATTTGTGGCTGAGTATGATCAAGCGTGTACACATCCACCTGAGACTGCCACGGTGCGTGCCAGCCAGCTTCCCCCAGTCCTCTTATTTCCCTCTGGGGAGGTCCCCCTTCCCTCCTCAGTTCCTGGAGTCGGACACAGCAAGCCCCTTCCCCAGAAGCCCCAGAGATGGGATTGTGGCCTGCTCCTAGCCCATGAGTGCTGGCCTGGAATTCTCCTGGAGCCATGAGAAAGCATGGGGAGACTCCTCACGAGGGTTGCCATGCAGGCGGGTCTAAGCTGAGGGGTGAGCGGAACCTTGAGCCCGCCGTGCCTGAAGCAGTCCTGATCTCTGACCCCCTCACTCTGGTCACATCTGACCTGCCTGCCTTTGTTTGCTGGCTCATATTGGCCCCCAGCTCTTACCTTTGGTAGCTTCAATGAGCACCTTCAAGCCTTTGTTCTCCTGCACAATCATCTTGGCATGGTTGTGGGCGTGGCCAAAGGGCACACGGATGTCGTCATCGAAGGTCATGACACGCAGGGCCCAGCAGGCCTCCCTGACCACGTCAGCATGGTGGCCATGATGGGCAATGGCGCCAGTCAGCAGGGGCAGCACACCAGCTTTCACCAGGTCTTGCCGATTCTGTTCATGTTTCAGGCAAGCGTGACGCACACAGCGGATCCCAGAGCAGGTCAGGTCGGCCTCATCAGCATTCTGGGTCAGTGTGGCCACCAGGAGCTGCAGGCCCTGGGTGTCCAGGAGGTCTGGCTGGCCATCAGTCAGCACTGACAGGGCATTGAGGGACTGGAGCAGAAGGCCCTGGTCACCTGCAGTGGCCAGCTTCCAGGCAGTGAAGATGATGGGGTAGGCCCCCTTCTGGGCCGCGAGGAAGCGGCAGGCCTTGTCCTGCTTGCACTGGTCACAGAAGCGGGTGAGGTGTGCTGACACCTCCTGGGTGTGAGAGCTGGCCACAGACTCCTGGAGGTCACTGAGCGTCTGGGAGACATGGGAGAAACCTCAGCATCAGCTCAGGCGAGAGGAGCCCATGGCCACAGCAACAGTGTCTGGATCCCTGCAAGGTTCCCTCCCCTGGGATCTGGGCCTGCAGTGGAAGTGATGTGGGGTCAGTTACAGCTCTGACAACTTCCAGACCTGTGCTTCTAGGAGCTTTGAGCTTCAGAGGCCGTAGGGTGGAAGACtgacactgacacacacacacacagggagaaagaCAGCTCAGTGTCCCTGCCGAGGGGCTGCACACATAAATGCAGACATATTAAACATTCCAGCCCTACCTGCCATCTAGAGGACCCAAGCGATACCAGCAGAAGAACCGTCCAGCTGAGCCCAACCAGGCAGAATCACAAGAAACAATAAGACACCTGTTGTTTTGGGCTGTTTGTCACACAGCCATAACAAATTGGCACACCCATCAATGGTCAGTTCTCCAAGGAAGGAGAAAGCCACATTCACCAGATATACCCATCCTGATGTCTCCTTTCATCTCTCTCATTCACTCCACAAACATGCACTGAGCACCTGCCAAATGTGGTTATACTGTACAGAGAGCAGATTTACCCAAATTCAATTCTAAGCCACTGGGGAGAAAAAGCTTTAAACACCTCAGACAAGTTTAACTGCCATTCAACTATATGACCTTGGGACATACCTTAGCATGAGCCAAAGATGAATCTGTGAGCCTGGAGTGTAGATTATTTGCACCCAGACTGAGTCAGGGCGGTTCTACAGAAACCACCAGCCCAAAGGGCTTTGATTTGGCATTGACTgacacaaaaaacaaagaagcctATCTGATAGTCTTCACTAAGCTCAGATTTGTGGACCTGAGTATATGTTACAATGCAACaggatatttaaaaagataaatttttgcTAAAATGAgattagaactgaaaaacaaaaaacaattaaaaagttaacACCAGTGTGCATGACTAGAATAGACATTACTacaaagaatacatacaaatggccacTAACACATGAAAAGacgctcaatatcactaatcattaggaaaaatgCAATTCAAACCTACAGaggagccaggcttggtggctcgtgcctgtaatcccagcactttgggaggccaaggcaggaggatcgcttgagcccaggagttcaagaccagcctgggcaacatatggagcactcatctcaaaaaagaaaatcatagaattactgtatgatccagcagttccacttctgggGATACATTCAAGAGAACTGAAAGCACAGTCTCAAAGAGATACCTGTACACTCATGTTCAGAGCAGCATGATCCATCAGAGCCAAgaggttggaggctgcagtgagctaagatcgtgccattgcactccagcctggatgacagagcgagactgtcttcaaaaagaaaaaaaaaaaacaaaacactacaaCGACAACAAAGAAATTCAGGCACATAGTATACCATGGATgtaccttgaggacattatgctaagtgaaataagacagtcaccaaaagacaaatactgtgattccatttatttatttttgttttgttttgttttgtttttgagaagacttttgctcttatcgcccaggctgaagtgcaatggcgtaatctcagctcaccgcaacctccgccttgtgggctcaagtgattctcctgcctcagcctcccaagccgctgggattacagaaatgtgccaccatgcctagctaatttttttgtatttttagtatatacagtgtttctccatgttagtcaggctcgtctcgaactcccgacatcaggtgatctgcctgccttggcctcccaaagtgctgggattacaggtgtgagccaccgcacccagcctgtgattccatttgtttaaaaaaaaattttttttttagatggagtcttcctctgtcacccaggctggagtggagtggtgccatctcagctcactgcaacctccatctcccgggttcaagcgatcctcccgcctcagcctcctgagcagctgggactacacgcatatgccaccatgcctggataatttttgttattttcagtggagacagggtttcaccatgttggccaggctggtctcaaactcctgacctcaaagtgatctgcccacctcggcctcccaaaatgctgggattataggcatgagccacggcgcccagcctgtgattgattccatttatatgaggtccCTGGAGTAGTCAAATTTACAGCAACAGAAGGCAGAATGATGGTTGCTGGGGGCTGAGGGGAAGAGGAACACAGAGTTTGTTTCAGTATTGCAAGATGAGATGGATGGTCATAAagtacaacattatgaatgtacttaatgacaCTGAactctacatttaaaaatggttacaatcccatcctggctaacacagtgaaaccccgtctctactaaaaaattaaaaaaaaaaaaaaactagccgggcaaggtggtgggcgcctgtagtcccagctgcccttGGGagagaactgaggcaggagaatggcgtaaaccgggaggcggagcttacagtgagctgagatccagccactgcactcccagcctgggtgacagagcaagactccgtctcaaaaaggttACAATGGTAAATGTTTTTATGCATTTTACATAACAAACAGTGGTGTAgcatttcagcagaaaccctgtaaGAAACTTGAAAGCTCTGACAGAAAtgcctttgagaaaaaaaaaaaaaaaaaaaaaaaaaggttacaatGGTAAAtgtttttatgcatattttacataaCAAACAGTGGTGTAgcatttcagcagaaaccctgtaaGAAACTTGAAAAGCTCCTGACAGAAATGCCTTTGAGGATGCACAGTACTGGAGTTAGAACTACCAAGTTTTTCACAAGGAATTACTATGTTAGTAAGGAcgtgtaaactaaaaataaaattcttggccgggcatggtggctcatgctcgtaatcccatcactttgggaggccaaggcaggtggattgctttcagctcaggagttcaaaaccagcctgggcaacacggtaaaaccctgcctctaaaaaaaaaatacaaaaattagccaggtgttggtggctcacacctgtagtcccagctacatgggaggctgaggctgaagaattgcttgagcccgggaagcagaggtttcagtgagccaagattacaccactgcactctagctgagTATCaaggtgagaccttgtctcaaaaaaaaaaaaaaaaaaaaaaagaaaacaatctaagTACCCATCCATTCTAAGGACCCCTTCTCTTGGCCAAAGGCATTCCAAAggtaacctgaaaaactagttcaggtcatgatgggaagtgggggtcaAATATGTCCCATTTTATCTTCCTGCCTTTGGAAGTCAGACACAACTGACCATCTTAAGACtttttgtagcaataagacaccAACTTCCAGGCTAATACTAATACAGTatggaaagaaatcaaagtattttatcctaaaatatatttctttgacatattttgaaatggcccagGAAAGCTATCTCTTGTGGGGACAAGCTACATTCAACAGAgattccctttccaggtcttttccctGATTCAGGAcagaattaactaagagtctggcgcctttttaagtctgataagaaacatgtACAATCTATTTTCaatgaagcctgctacctggaggcttcatctccttgataaaaccttggtctccacaacccatCTTAAGCAAAATATTACTTTCTATTGATTCTAGGTCTTTAGATAACTATttcaatcagaaaatcttttttttttttttttctgagtctcattctgttgcccaggctggagtgcagtggcatgatcactgcaacctccacctcctggg contains:
- the ARMC6 gene encoding armadillo repeat-containing protein 6 isoform X2; translated protein: MVSKRIAQETFDAAVRENIEEFAMGPEEAVKEAVEQFESQGVDLSNIVKTAPKVSADGPQEPTHDILQTLSDLQESVASSHTQEVSAHLTRFCDQCKQDKACRFLAAQKGAYPIIFTAWKLATAGDQGLLLQSLNALSVLTDGQPDLLDTQGLQLLVATLTQNADEADLTCSGIRCVRHACLKHEQNRQDLVKAGVLPLLTGAIAHHGHHADVVREACWALRVMTFDDDIRVPFGHAHNHAKMIVQENKGLKVLIEATKAFLDNPGILSELCGTLSRLAIRNEFCQEVVDLGGLSILVSLLADFNDHQELVKQVLSTLRAIAGNDDVKDAIVHAGGTESIVAAMTQHLTCPQVCEQSCAALCFLALRKPDNSRIIVEGGGAVAALQAMKAHPQKASVQKQACMLIRNLVAHSQAFSKPILDLGAEALIVQARSAHRDCEDVAKAALRDLGCHVEFQELWTGQRGNLAP